The following coding sequences lie in one Bos taurus isolate L1 Dominette 01449 registration number 42190680 breed Hereford chromosome 28, ARS-UCD2.0, whole genome shotgun sequence genomic window:
- the REEP3 gene encoding receptor expression-enhancing protein 3 isoform X1 yields MMYWIVFALYTVIETVADQTVAWFPLYYELKIAFVIWLLSPYTRGASLIYRKFLHPLLSSKEREIDDYIVQAKERGYETMVNFGRQGLNLAATAAVTAAVKSQGAITERLRSFSMHDLTAIQGDEPVGQRSYQPLPETKKKSKPGSGETAGYGIPLRDGDEKTDEEAEGPYSDDEMLTHKGLRRSQSMKSVKTVKGRKEVRYGSLKYKVKKRPQVYF; encoded by the exons ATGATGTACTGGATTGTCTTTGCCCTGTATACTGTAATTGAAACAGTAGCAGATCAAACAGTCGCTTG GTTCCCCCTCTACTATGAGCTTAAGATTGCTTTTGTCATATGGCTACTCTCTCCTTATACCAGAGGAGCAAGTTTAATATACAGAAAATTCCTTCATCCACTACTTTCTTCAAAGGAAAGG gaAATTGATGATTATATTGTCCAAGCAAAAGAACGAGGCTATGAAACTATGGTAAACTTTGGGCGGCAAGGTTTAAATTTAGCAGCTACTGCTGCCGTCACTGCAGCAGTGAAG AGCCAAGGAGCAATAACTGAACGTTTGCGAAGTTTCAGTATGCATGACCTAACAGCCATTCAAGGTGATGAGCCTGTGGGACAAAGATCGTACCAACCTCTcccagaaacaaaaaagaaaagtaaaccaGGCTCCGGTGAAACAGCAG GTTACGGAATTCCACTGAGAGACGGGGATGAGAAAACAGACGAAGAAGCAGAGGGGCCATATTCAGATGACGAGATGCTAACACACAAAGGGCTGCGAAGATCACAAAGCATGAAATCTGTGAAAACCGTGAAAGGCCGAAAAGAG GTGCGGTATGGGTCACTAAAATACAAAGTAAAGAAGAGACCACAAGTGTATTTTTAG